The genomic segment AGCATCCACTCACTCTACAGCTGGGAGAGTGAATTCACCACTGGCACCTTGGAGAAACGTGCAATGCCAAAGCATAcgcagcagcagagcacacaAGACTTAAAAGGCAAGTTAGCATCTAGCCACTAGCTGCTTAAAAAAGCAGCTATTTGTAACTTTAAAGATATTTTGCCAGCAAGCTTCTGTGCTGATAAAGACACCTAAActccaaagcacagcacagaaaacTTACTTGTACTTTGCTATGGCATGAAGTTGGGTGACAGGTTCTGCTGTGCCGTGGATCTCCTGCTGCCGGCGAATGTTCCTGGGTGGTTTTGCTGCACTGGTCATGTACGCCATTTTTACTTGCCTACCTAACATAGAAGCAAGGAACAGAGGATATGTGACTTGCTTTGCCCTTTATGTTCAAATCTCAGTCAATAATATGGTTGTGTGGCAATTTCTAGGTTTAAATTGGGAAAAGCAGAATCCAGTACCAAAACAGTAACTGAACAATGGCAAATCACAGACCGACTGCATGCAGTAGTTCTTCATATTAACTTCAGTATTTCTAACTACATTTGTATTATTTGCATTGTTGCTTAGAGTTCTCAGTCTAACCAGCAAGGTAAGATTTATCTACTGTATGCTGCAAGTATTATGCATTCATGTATTGTATTAATGCATATGTTTTTTGAGAAACTTGTAAGTTAAAAGGAACTGTGTCCATTTTTCATGACTTCTAGAAGTACACTGTTAGTGCTCACTGCAAATAAATCACTAAACCTTACACATTAAGTGCCAAGAATAGCAGAAGACACTGGGTtttgcaaggggaaaaaagctacCCACGGATTTTACCTTTTGGTTTCTCAGACTGAGATGAAAGAATACTTCGCGTCAGCaacttcagcttttcttctctctgattAAATAGTCTCAAGTACATTTCACGCCAAGACTCATATTCCAGGAGGTTGTCATTTTTAAAGTCTCTCTGGCAGTGTTTTTTCCACAAGTGGTCAGACTCTTCTGTAAACGTCTAATTTGaacacaaagtattttaaatcaaagatttttaaaatcacatttttgaGAGTAACTGCAGACAAAGCAGACAAAGCCCAATTCCCTGGTGGAGAAAGGTAAAGAAAGGTGCAGAACAAATCCCACCACACATGCTGTGACAGGTACCCCCAACACGGAGTGTGGCAATACCATGCAGACATAATGATTTCAGCCTAGAAATCACACAGTTGAATTCAAATAGCAGAGCTTTATATTTGAGTTAATGAGCCATGTTTACAGGTTAGACTTGTTTCCAGCACAAGCTCAGGCCACACCAGCTCTCAACTTTAGGCATGAAGAAAAATGGCCAACTTGCACTACAAAGTGCTGCACACTCAGAATTTTAACATCCAAACACATCAAGGAGCTGAAGTCCTAACAGCGTAAGAAATCTACCACACACACATGAAATCTCATCCTAAGTACCTTTCAACTGGCATGCTTTACAGCCTTAACAGCTTGTAACTTGAAAACAGTTCTATTATGACTTCCTCAGCTACTCAAGTGGTaaatatagaatcacagaattgtttaggttggaaaagacctttaacatcatagaatccaatcattaacctaacactgccacaTTCACCACTAAACTACATCCTTAAGTGCcgcatctacatgtcttttaaagacTTCAGGGATGATAACTCCACCAtttacctccctgggcagcttgttccaatgcttgataaaTCCTTCCATgaacaagtttttcctaatatgcaaactaaacctcccctgccacaactggagaccatttcctcttgtcctactgCTTGTGacttgggagaagaggccaacccccacctcactacaacctcctttcaggtagttgtagagagtgatcatgtctcttcctcagcctcctcttctctagactaaacaattCCAATTCCCTCATCTGCtcttcataagacttgttctcccgatccttcaccagctctgttgcctgtctctggatacgctccagcacctccatgtccttcttgtagtgaggggcccagaactgaatacagtattcaaggtgaagcctcaccagggccaaGTACAGAGAGAGAATCGCTTCCCTGCTCCTTCTGGccactatttctgacacaagccaggatgccattggccttcctggccatctgggcacactgctggttcataCTGAGGGGGCTGTTAACCAGCATCCCTAGATCCTTCTCTGAtgtgcagctttccagccactcatccccaagcctgtagcactgcctggggttgttttggcccaagtgcagcaccCACCACTTAGCCTTGTTAAAACCTCATACCTCTCCCTCTGTAGAGCCTTTCTGCCCTCAGAAAGGCAGATCAACATTCCCACTTAACTTGATGGTCTGCtgtggtctttttttccccttattttcATAAGCAGCGATACTTTTCTATTGATATTGGCTTTCACTTCATCAGGAGTATTAATTCTCCCAAATGCTTTCAATCCTGCCACTCGAGAAAGGGAAACTCAACAATGACAGCTGAATTGAATGAAGTGAGTATGCAAGACAGAAAACCAGTGTGATCTGTGGAGAATATAAAAAAAGGTGcatggaagaaagaaacagatgcCTCGTGTCCTTTGTGGTTCCCTGACTTGAACAAGGCAGAATTTACCGGATTACATTCCTCTATTCGAAACAACTGCTCTGGTGTGCAACGTGTTAGCACAGGCTCAAGAATTTCAAAGGGCACACCTCCTACTTCACGTAACACTACAAGAAAGGATAGTACTTTCAGTACATCATTTATTTCACTCAATGAATAAACACCACTCACTAGCTGAAAAATTTAAATACAAGTTAATTTTAGCAAGCATTATACAGAACACATGTTTTGAAGTCAGActactaaaatatttataaatcgGCAGTTCCATACCGACTGGCCGCTATATTCGAGGTTGGAGAAAGCATCTTTGAACAGCTATTGCCCCACCTTTACTGATGTGCATTACTCCCTTCTCTGTCTACACAAGGGAATGAACTCTTGATCATGAATTCTAATTTACAGTAAACAAATATCTTTGAGAGTAAACAAATTAGCAGGCTTTTTGATATATAATTTATAGGACATTAGAAGTTAACTAGAATTGGAACTTTAAATAAAGGTAAGCTTTCAAAAAACCCCTATATCTTAGCACAGCCGTAAATCCATTTTTTAAGTACCTTTCAACCTGCTTTGAGTTACTGAAGGTAAGACAGTATCTTCTAGTAGGCCAGTTGCTggcatggaggaaaaaaagaaacttgccACACTTTCAGGCACCGCCTGCTACAAATGTCTTAAAGTACTCACAATCAATATTATTTTGAAGCTCACGGATGCACAGTTCATACAGTGTAAGCATCTTTGAAAGGCAAGCTGTTTTAGAGCCAGAGTAAACTTGCATTTTATTGTTCAGTCTCCGTCCTGTGAATGGAACTGTCTCACTGACTTGCTGAGGTGCTGCTACATCAGCTGCTAGGGAAGCTGCAAACAAAATGTCACGCATGGTTCCCTTTCCCTTCTGACATTTTACAATGCTTTAAAACATTCAGGTTTGAGAGAAACCCAGCTAGCGGGACACATATATATCCATTTATCTTGAAATATCAAGTTACTGAATTATAGTTTGGGACTCTTACACACATTACACATCACAGAAGTCCATTTATCATCACGTAAAACTAAGACACAGCGTACACTGCAGGTGAGCTGCACCAACTCAAACCATCCTCACTTTATTTGGCTTGGGTCTACACAAGCTGTATTCATATCGAGATTACTCTGTTACCAGCCTACAGCATACTATTCATCTTCCTGAATTATCCCAGAGAAACCAGAAGCTGCAATAGCAGTGAAGTTTCAAGTTCAGAGTGATATATCACTGAAACCTCACAAGAGCTGCTTGAGGAACCACTGGCACTTTATGTCACTAACTTACAAAGGTGCTAGCAAGTTCCAATGCCAAAATTAGGCCTAGTGCTTCCTAGATTTGCCCTACCCAAGATAATTTCTCCTAAGGCTTTGCCTGCTATAAGGTACAGACAGGAGTAAAGATAAATGGAGTATGTAGAGCTCCACCTGATCCAAGGCTTCTCTACACCTGTGGTAACCTTCCACAGTAACTCTTTATTCACCAAGTCCTAAGAGGGAAGTCTTTATAACCCCCTTCAGCTTCAGCATGATTTCTACAGATCAGAAAGCAAAGGTGAGGCATTTCCTTGTCATAGATCTAATAGTTTATTAGGAAAAGGGATAAAGACTTCTCTGCATAGAGCTGTAAAAACCTGCATCGCTTCACATTTATCACCCTTCCACCCTACTTACCTTTAAAGTCTGCAACATATGGGGGAGATGAGATTGAGAGGCCTGTCAGAAATTTAGGCAGAGGAGTATTAAGAAGATCTTGAAGGGATGCCACCTTGGCCTGTAAACAGTCAGGGAAACATTGCTTCAATATTACAAATTTGGGTTTACCAAGGCTTAAAATTAGCTACAAAAAACAAATCACCTTAATCAAACTCCAAAGTTAGCTAGGATAACTAGAATTCATGCTCTTCTGCATTAAAATTTACTCACTGGGTTACTCTTTAGCATACCCTTTCACACTCTACTTATCAACACCACATCACAAAACAAACTTAGCGGGATATCTGCAATCAGTACAGAAAAAGAGATTCAAGAACAGAGTAGATGTGATTTATCTGTAAGCCTGTTAGCTGAACACTACTGAGGTTAAAAGCATGCAGTGAATGAGAAAACTGCAGCATGACAAACCCACAATTAAATATTTGAAGGCAAACTAAATGCCATACTCAAAGATAAGAAACAGCTTTATACCTGCTCCTATCAAGTCTCTTATATTGTGCTGGATAAGCCATTTAGCCTAAAATTTTCAAAGATAACCCCTTAAAAGGGGATTTAAAGATGCAGCAGTCTGATAAGTACAGGTCCCTATATATGCTCTGCATCATGTGTAGCATATAAATTGGGTATTAGGCGTCCTCCTTTTCTAAGGCAGGCATTTACAGGCCAAAAGAAGTTCATCTCAATGTCTTTAATAACTCTTCACAACCCCTTGAACATCCTAGATTTCTCCTCaaatgttttatgtttttagTATCATACACAAGTCTCTACATAAATATTTCTCCATCTGGGCAGAAAAACATCGCATTTGACTGCAGATCTCCCACAATAAAGCATGGAGCTTTCACATCACAGTAAAGATAAAAGACTGAAGAGACCTCTAATTCCCAGTGcacaaaaaggaaattaaaaggtCTAATTAATACACATGTTTAGATCTACCTTGTCTCAGAAGGAAGTACTTAAGCTTCTTCCActtcaggggactggaacagtTCACATCACAAACAAGTACAGCTATTTTTATAAGTAGCACTACGGTTTACTTCAGTGCAGTACAAAAAAGTTTAGTTCCTCTTCAGACCTCAAAATTCACTATTAGAGAACCACTGTCCCTGACAAAATTACTGCCCTATACACAAACACCTGCTACAAGTTACAAATCAGACTGGtcaaaaaaggaaggagagaacacCTTTACTTTGCAAGTAAAAAGCAGATCAGTTGCTACAGATCAAAGACTACTGGAAATCATCCCAAAAAACACAAGACTATTGTAAGCTGGCAGTATGCAATaaacaaggggttttttttttctccaattacTGCAGCTATTGGCAATTGCAATGCAGCTGATGTCAGAGCCACAAAACTTGTtgcttaaaataaatacagccGAATTTCACTGAAAGTTAGACTCCAGAGCACTTCCTCATCTACAGTTCATTCGCTGTTATCTCAACCATGGAGTGGTTTACCTTTTTAGTGGGAGTTTCTGATTGATCACCTTCACATCTTTTTacagcctcttcttcctcttttgcaTGAGAAAATTGTGAAGGCTTGTGTGGCAATGAGCTGTCCTCCTGCTGTTCACTGCACTTCTTTGGGCGCTCACCTGTAGAACAagtcttcctcttccttttttttgtaatttgatCATAATTAAGATAATATTCAAAAGATTTAGTAGGGGGCTCAAATTCCTCATCACTAGATAATCTGGCTTTTTGTTTTATGAAAAGCTTTTGGCTTGGTTTCTTCCCCTGCTtagtgtttttctgtttggaaaCACCCTTACTGCACTTTTCTTTCAGGAGTGACAAGTCTTTATTGGCTGCAGAGGAACGCTGCTTCTCTGAAACTTTCTTATTGCCTGTAGAGGTTCTGTCTTTGAAGTTGCTTTCTTTAGCTTGAGGACTGGTACCCTCTGAAGCATGCTTAGAAACAGTGTTGCTACATTCTCTATTATCACATTCTTTTTGAGACTCAGTATCTCTATTTTGGGAGGTCTTTTCACTACAAGCACGCTGCTTATTCAACTTTTTATAAGTGGCAGCACTATTGGAACTTCCGCAGGCCAGTACAGATGTTTCAGGCTTCTCTGAAGGTTTAATATCCTTAGAAACAGAAGATTTTATCTCATCTTTCTCagtatcttgttttcttcctctgtgacCACTGCAACATTAAAAAGTCATCCCATGCTACATCTGATGCCAATTTCTTGAACAATCAATCCTTTTACATATATTAGTAAAGCTAAAAGCATTAAATCATACCATGTGTCAATTTTATAAGACCCAGAActgtgctctgctgtgctcttATTCATCCATTATCAGTACAAAATACCACAGAAGCAGCTCAAGGGTCCAGCACCACTAAATATCTCAACAAGAACTGACAACAAAACAAGCAGGGAGTAGGGACATAACTATCAGTAGGAAAACATGCCTGACAATACTACTTGCTTGTAACATGTTGGTCACCACTTTTTACAGAAGATTCCCTGCATGCTTTATAACACAGACATGCTTGTTGAAATAGCTATGCTCTGTATGTGACAAATCAGATGCAGGTCAGCCTTTATGTTTTGATTGTCACATATGCCAGTATTTCACTTTCCTGTTGTTTGAACAGCTTCAGATTTAAAAAGCACTACTTAAGTCAATCTAAACCTTTGGCTTTCTCAGCAAAACTGCCTCAAATTGTCAGAGGTCTGCAAAACACCTAAAGCACAATCAGCCTGGCCACAACAGTGGTGGCCACTACATTCTGAGAAATCACATCTCTTCAATGTGACTCCTCAAATACTGGAAGCCCCTCTCCATCCACAAGAACCTTGTAGAAAAGACCTATAACCAAATCACTGGAGAGCTGCCTCACTTAGGCACCACCTCTGGGAAGAAAGAGCAAGCTTCCCACGTCCCTGAAGTGAAAAGCAGTGGCCAACACTGGCTTAGTCCTGCTTGACTCAGGTGGGACCTAAGAACTTGTATGAGTCAAAAAAAAGCAGTTGAAGTCTGAGTGCTAGCTGCCTAATTGACCAATATTGGCCACTCAGACTAATTTCTTCCATTCAATTTACGCATTTGTCATTCCAAACACTTTCCTAAGCTTTGTAAGACACATTATATAAAACTTACACTACAGTATAATTAACACTTAGAAAAAAGTTAGTTCACACCtaccttttcttttctgcagaagtaagttttttccattcttttacCAGGGTTTTAGCTAcattcccagcagctgcatgTTTCCTAAAACTGTTAACTGTTTTGCCTATGCCAGTTTCCTGCCAAAGACAGTACAAGAAAGATGGGTAGAATAAATCATTACTAACAACCCAAATAAAACCTCTAAAGCTGCTGCTAACAGCAATAGCCTAGTAGTCAGAGTAGTCACACGGCAGCTAAAGAAATACATGCACTCTTTACACTGCAAACAGAACCGAAGGAAAGGTAGACATTTATAATCAAATATGGGGAATAAAATGCAGTCTTAATTCATAAATCCAAGAGAAGCcattttcctttattaaatGTACGTATTTCAGGAATTTCACTCAGCTCAAATACTTATGCCCACAAAATGCATACTGCTCCAGTGAATAACATTAATCAAGTCAAATTCCCTCTAGGCTTATGCAGGTACATTTAGCATGTGGAGAGCATATATGATGCACATATTGTCATCTAAAACACATCTGAAGAGGAGTAGTTTAGGATAGCAGGGTCAGAGGAGCAGAGTTCACATGACTAAATTCAGTCCACAGTTTCAGccacaggaaaaagagaaacttgACATTTAAAATCTGTCCTTAGCTGTTTCCCCCCTGTACCATTATTTTCACGTTACTATTGTGCCTTAAAGTCTTGCTTTAGGAAGTTTTATGTTGTTTAAGTACAACTCTCTTGCAGACTTTAAGTGTATATAGAATCACAGgtgtgtttttttaatcctgtaTTATCAGTAAGTGCCTCTGATTCATGAACTCTCAACTTTTAAGATACAAAGCCCAGAATTCACTAAGTTAGCAGCAACCAGTTAATGCTCTAACTAACTAGTGAAATGATACATCTGTCAACTTTGAGCAAAAACTATACACATGCTATTCTCACATAATCAGCCCATCACACCTTAGAAAGGACTTCCTTAAACTCACTTTAAGGATATTTAGCTTTTGTATAATTTGAGCAATCCTGGGTTGTATTGTGGGATTATTTCCAAAAGCTGTTTATGTTcttcaaatgcattaaaatatgGGGAATCATCAGTTTTAAGACATCTCTTTTCCTCTACTTGACTTGATAGCTTCTATCGACTTCTGTCACATTATAAAACATGCAAGTTTCCTGGGAACATGAATTGTCTGCAGAAACCCTTTGTCACTATGAACTACTAATTGTGATATGatatgaacctgcttctgcaggggagttggactacatgatctctaaaggtcccttccaacccctaccattctatgattctatgattattttctcttccattaaaaatacataaatattgcTGTGTTCCAGCATAAGTTCACCTGTGTTTAGGCAGGCAAGTGTCTTAACCTGAATAGGCCAGACAGTTATCACCATATTTTTCTCTAACTCTTCAAAGAACTCTCTctgaacaaaacatttttttcttcccacaaTAGAGACACATTGCTTATAAAAACTAGAAGCTTCACAAACCAGTGTGAGAATTTCTAATATAACATTTGATAGCTTGGATAAGAATAAAAGTCACAAATAGCCTTACTTGGATGCTTGTTCTTTAAATGCAAGAAATTAACCTTAAGCTGCTACCAAAAGAGCAGACTTAGATAACTGACCTAAAGAATGGTTCACTCATATTTGTTCTACCTTAAGCACTGACTTGAAAACAGTTTTACAACGTGCAGGAACCAATGCTGAGTAGCAAAGGATTCTCTATATGCTCAGGTTCCTGTTCCTACATTACTCAAATTATATGCCTAGCTTCCAGGCAACTATTGGAAAAGGGTCCATGGTTCCTTGTCCAGTGCTCTAAACAAATCATgactcagtcaaaaaaaaaaccaccacaaatcACATGGTCACTGTGTCTGTGACTGCAGATCCATAACATTTACACAGTAATTCACTATGGAAGATCCTATATATTACTGGTCACTTACCACTAGAATATCCAGTGATACATCCAAATCCTGTAGCATCTTAAGTGTTTTTATGATCTGGAAGGAAGCATTATatagtttttttaaacaaatattcatAAATTCCATTCTGTTTTCCTCGTGCTTATTCACATGTTAAATGCAAAAACACTCAACAGTGCTAAGAGAAATATCCAGTAACTCCAGGAAAATGTAAGTGCTCCTTCACATCCTCACTGCATATCAGGGTTGTGCTTGAAGTCTGCATTGTGAACCAGTACAGTTCTGCCAACCCCTCAATTCCAGTAACACCAGAAAATCCAATAGGTATGAATTTACCACTAC from the Colius striatus isolate bColStr4 chromosome 2, bColStr4.1.hap1, whole genome shotgun sequence genome contains:
- the LOC104563389 gene encoding elongin-A-like, whose product is MAEGRSVAQRVLELKERLGCAQDSAQIIKTLKMLQDLDVSLDILVETGIGKTVNSFRKHAAAGNVAKTLVKEWKKLTSAEKKSGHRGRKQDTEKDEIKSSVSKDIKPSEKPETSVLACGSSNSAATYKKLNKQRACSEKTSQNRDTESQKECDNRECSNTVSKHASEGTSPQAKESNFKDRTSTGNKKVSEKQRSSAANKDLSLLKEKCSKGVSKQKNTKQGKKPSQKLFIKQKARLSSDEEFEPPTKSFEYYLNYDQITKKRKRKTCSTGERPKKCSEQQEDSSLPHKPSQFSHAKEEEEAVKRCEGDQSETPTKKAKVASLQDLLNTPLPKFLTGLSISSPPYVADFKAADVAAPQQVSETVPFTGRRLNNKMQVYSGSKTACLSKMLTLYELCIRELQNNIDLLREVGGVPFEILEPVLTRCTPEQLFRIEECNPTFTEESDHLWKKHCQRDFKNDNLLEYESWREMYLRLFNQREEKLKLLTRSILSSQSEKPKGRQVKMAYMTSAAKPPRNIRRQQEIHGTAEPVTQLHAIAKYKTRIPEGGDRNNTASDLIHTSNNGNSRSSVMSQEGKKPIKKVGPIMRKTLQALKHRAGRR